One genomic segment of Sminthopsis crassicaudata isolate SCR6 chromosome 4, ASM4859323v1, whole genome shotgun sequence includes these proteins:
- the TMEM92 gene encoding transmembrane protein 92: MPHSWVFRFPSFLPSLLFSILAALQQVTGECQLHYFCPEGFECCANGCCVKTEHFSGPMRTFVISFLVIIPLLCICGLSKRLCRACCTSEPEAPSQREVPVSVTFGNPPVSPEVSAPALFGPPPPYSEVIQKPVLCPPVPPREPPPPYTPVVTTRSTQQGIVNPAF, encoded by the exons ATGCCGCACTCCTGGGTCTTTAGGTTCCCCAGCTTCTTGCCCAGTCTGCTATTTAGCATCTTAGCAGCTCTCCAACAG GTAACTGGTGAATGCCAACTGCACTA CTTCTGCCCTGAAGGATTTGAATGCTGTGCCAATGGCTGCTGTGTGAAGACAGAACATTTCTCTGGCCCCATGAG GACATTTGTCATCAGCTTTCTGGTCATCATCCCTCTCCTTTGTATCTGTGGCTTGTCAAAGCGTTTGTGCCGAGCTTGTTGTACCTCGGAACCAGAAGCCCCATCCCAGAGAGAGGTGCCGGTGTCTGTGACCTTTGGTAATCCTCCTGTGTCCCCTGAGGTTTCAGCACCTGCCCTATTTGGGCCACCACCTCCTTACAGTGAG GTTATTCAGAAGCCAGTCCTGTGCCCACCTGTACCTCCTAGAGAGCCACCTCCACCTTACACTCCGGTTGTGACAACTCGAAGTACTCAACAAGGAATTGTCAACCCAGCTTTCTGA